From the Candidatus Schekmanbacteria bacterium genome, one window contains:
- a CDS encoding DUF362 domain-containing protein, translating into MKSKDNKFSRRNFIKKAYFGATGVIAYSLLPLNKGSRAEVEEIISPRQGLGNLFLKDGKPLLIVAEGDDRIERLKKALDKIGGIEKLVKGKSVILKPNAVAPTPYPVCTEPNFLISIAKIVKDCGAKEIAIYDSVPQRTFRLMGLYEKAKKIGAEAIAVNPADDSAFTDVKKEGWIVQNPIGLSNHLAKADVVINICNIKRHDEAGFTCALKNHFGSVRGSNRWDGHLKLHNGKSIDSGEWNEEFRIPFRMLAAEFADAVRCELNIVDAQDLLTVSGPYLTRGKVKKGINKLIISGDIVATDAYCSKLMAENDSTYKTEIWEPALEHAEKLGLGTANLKNVELIEV; encoded by the coding sequence ATGAAAAGTAAAGACAACAAGTTTTCAAGGAGAAATTTCATTAAAAAGGCGTATTTTGGTGCAACTGGCGTCATTGCTTACTCGCTTCTTCCTCTCAACAAAGGCAGTAGGGCAGAAGTGGAAGAAATCATCTCACCTCGACAGGGTCTTGGAAATCTATTTCTAAAAGATGGCAAACCGCTTCTTATAGTAGCAGAAGGGGATGATAGAATTGAGAGATTAAAAAAAGCCCTTGATAAAATTGGCGGTATAGAAAAACTTGTGAAAGGGAAATCAGTAATTTTAAAACCGAATGCTGTTGCACCTACTCCATATCCTGTATGCACTGAACCAAATTTTTTGATCTCCATTGCAAAGATTGTAAAAGATTGCGGGGCAAAGGAGATTGCTATTTATGACTCTGTGCCTCAAAGGACTTTTAGATTGATGGGATTATATGAAAAAGCAAAAAAGATCGGCGCAGAAGCAATTGCAGTCAACCCGGCAGATGACAGCGCTTTCACGGATGTCAAAAAAGAAGGATGGATAGTCCAAAATCCGATTGGACTTTCCAATCACTTGGCAAAAGCAGATGTAGTAATCAATATTTGTAATATAAAAAGACATGATGAAGCGGGATTTACTTGCGCCCTGAAGAATCACTTCGGCTCTGTGCGCGGATCAAACCGCTGGGACGGTCATCTAAAACTTCATAATGGAAAATCAATCGATTCAGGAGAATGGAATGAAGAATTTCGCATTCCCTTCAGGATGCTTGCCGCAGAATTTGCTGATGCGGTAAGATGTGAACTCAATATTGTAGATGCGCAAGACCTGTTAACTGTATCAGGTCCTTATCTAACGCGAGGAAAGGTAAAAAAAGGAATAAATAAGCTAATAATCAGCGGTGATATTGTAGCAACTGATGCCTATTGTTCAAAATTGATGGCAGAAAACGACTCAACATATAAAACAGAAATTTGGGAACCTGCCTTAGAACATGCAGAAAAACTTGGACTTGGTACGGCAAACTTGAAGAATGTAGAACTGATTGAAGTGTAA
- a CDS encoding PD-(D/E)XK nuclease family protein, translating to MSNKRPTYSHSRLQTFENCPLQYKFKYIDRIKSEEEGIEAFLGKRFHEAMEKLYGDMRYKILTLDELLDYFDEQWEKNYSEDIVIVKKNRTKEDYYNLCKECIKNYYQRYYPFNSSKLIALEKYVKINLDDYGNYQLGGYIDRLSQREDGTYEIHDYKTSGSLPEQEKIDNDRQLALYQLGVQNLWNDVEKVELIWHYVVFDKEIVSRRSNEQLEELKKETIALIDRIENTEEFLPNESALCDWCTYQDLCPLKKHKTKLESLPVNEYLADDGVNLVNTYVKLKKEISDREAELNKVKEAVFAYAEREGISVICGSDKQLKISQTEGLSVPSKKSEERKKLEEIIRSAGKWNEVSTLDNSALKDKLKADKWDKGLVDEIKKFITPTISKRISISTLRRDED from the coding sequence ATGAGCAATAAAAGGCCTACTTATTCCCATTCAAGACTACAAACATTCGAAAACTGTCCTCTTCAGTATAAATTTAAATACATTGACAGAATAAAAAGTGAGGAAGAAGGAATAGAGGCGTTTCTTGGTAAAAGATTTCATGAAGCAATGGAAAAACTTTATGGGGATATGAGATATAAAATTCTTACGCTGGACGAACTTCTCGATTATTTTGATGAACAATGGGAAAAGAATTATTCAGAAGATATTGTCATAGTAAAAAAGAATAGGACAAAGGAAGATTATTACAATCTTTGTAAAGAGTGTATAAAAAACTATTATCAGAGATATTATCCCTTCAATAGTTCAAAATTGATTGCCCTCGAGAAGTATGTGAAGATTAATTTAGACGATTATGGCAACTATCAACTTGGAGGATATATTGATAGACTCTCTCAAAGGGAGGATGGAACATATGAAATACATGATTATAAGACATCCGGGTCTTTGCCAGAACAGGAAAAAATTGACAATGACCGCCAACTTGCGCTCTATCAACTTGGCGTGCAAAATTTGTGGAATGATGTAGAGAAGGTAGAATTGATATGGCATTATGTCGTATTTGATAAAGAGATTGTATCGAGGCGAAGCAATGAACAATTGGAAGAACTCAAAAAAGAAACAATTGCCCTTATTGACAGAATTGAAAATACGGAAGAATTTTTGCCTAATGAAAGCGCTCTTTGTGATTGGTGTACCTATCAAGATTTGTGCCCTTTGAAAAAGCATAAAACCAAGCTTGAATCTCTACCTGTAAATGAATATCTTGCCGATGACGGCGTCAATCTCGTCAATACTTATGTAAAATTGAAAAAAGAGATTAGCGACAGGGAAGCAGAATTGAATAAAGTAAAAGAAGCTGTTTTTGCATATGCAGAAAGAGAAGGAATCTCAGTAATATGCGGAAGTGATAAGCAACTGAAAATATCTCAAACAGAAGGTCTTTCTGTTCCATCCAAGAAAAGTGAAGAGCGAAAGAAACTTGAAGAGATAATTCGTTCAGCAGGAAAATGGAATGAAGTGTCGACTTTGGATAACTCTGCCTTAAAGGATAAACTTAAAGCCGACAAATGGGATAAGGGATTGGTGGATGAGATTAAAAAGTTTATTACTCCTACCATTAGCAAGCGAATAAGTATTTCAACACTCAGGAGAGATGAAGATTAA
- a CDS encoding type II secretion system protein GspE: MVDLQRSKKLGSLLLEAGLITQAQLDQALKKQKWTKKKFGEIIVELGFVSEIDIAKTFSRQLGIEFIDFSTTVVEPEAIQMISEKICLKHMVMPISVDKHTLKAAFADPLDLAAIDDLSFASGRTVKPLLSTARQIKEAISQYYHLSTPVEELVKGMDVPGVVEIVFSSEDEIEVSELIRKSEDPPIVKMVNGILASAVEHNASDIHIEPHQKKFVMRERIDGILRDVMVFPKWTQGFVTSRIKIMAGLDITEKRIPQDGRIKIRIQGREMDLRVSTLPTIYGEKIVIRLLNARPDIFSLDEIGFSREDLKKIKAMLRKNQGIVLVAGPTGSGKTSTLYAMLNYVVSPDINVVTIEDPVEYEISSANQVAVNEKIGLTFPFVLRSILRQDPDIIMLGEIRDSETALISFQSAMTGHSVFSSIHTNSAAGTITRLKNIGVMPYLISSSLNGVVSQRLVRLLCPACKEEYNPEPEEFINLGVCRKDLKDVKFYRAKGCHKCNYLGYKGRIGLFEVLVVNKQIKKMILEEASEDDIEETAVSFGMKKIMVDGIEKVAEGLTSLSELNRIFAFEEETMNFCPKCHGYLKSNFVACPFCCHSISTKCYACGKHVHADWKYCPFCMAELNLMQYSSTH, translated from the coding sequence ATGGTTGACCTCCAACGCTCTAAAAAATTAGGTAGTCTCCTATTGGAAGCAGGCCTCATAACCCAAGCACAGCTTGACCAAGCCTTGAAAAAACAGAAGTGGACAAAGAAGAAATTTGGAGAAATCATAGTTGAACTCGGGTTTGTTTCTGAAATCGATATAGCGAAGACATTTTCAAGACAGCTTGGTATAGAATTTATTGATTTTTCAACCACCGTTGTTGAGCCGGAAGCAATACAGATGATTTCTGAGAAGATTTGTCTGAAACATATGGTTATGCCAATAAGCGTAGATAAACACACACTGAAAGCCGCATTTGCAGACCCTCTGGACCTTGCGGCGATAGATGACTTGAGTTTTGCATCAGGGAGGACTGTAAAACCGCTGTTGTCAACAGCAAGGCAGATTAAGGAAGCAATTTCCCAATATTATCACCTTTCAACTCCTGTAGAGGAATTAGTAAAGGGAATGGATGTTCCCGGAGTTGTTGAAATTGTTTTCTCGTCAGAAGATGAGATCGAAGTCTCTGAGCTTATCAGAAAGAGTGAAGACCCGCCAATCGTCAAAATGGTTAACGGAATATTGGCAAGTGCTGTGGAGCATAATGCAAGCGATATTCACATTGAGCCGCATCAGAAAAAGTTTGTAATGAGAGAACGAATTGACGGCATATTACGAGATGTAATGGTCTTCCCGAAATGGACGCAGGGATTTGTTACTTCGAGAATAAAGATTATGGCTGGTCTTGATATTACAGAAAAAAGAATACCTCAGGACGGCAGAATTAAAATTCGTATTCAGGGAAGAGAAATGGATTTAAGAGTATCAACCCTTCCCACAATCTATGGTGAAAAAATTGTAATACGGCTGTTGAATGCAAGGCCGGATATCTTTAGTCTTGATGAAATTGGTTTTTCTCGTGAAGACTTGAAAAAAATAAAAGCTATGTTGCGAAAGAATCAAGGGATTGTCCTTGTAGCAGGTCCCACAGGAAGCGGAAAGACATCGACTCTTTATGCGATGCTTAATTATGTCGTATCTCCTGATATAAATGTAGTGACTATCGAAGATCCTGTTGAATATGAAATATCGAGTGCAAATCAGGTTGCAGTAAATGAAAAGATTGGGCTTACATTCCCCTTTGTGTTGCGCTCTATTCTTAGGCAGGATCCTGATATTATAATGCTTGGTGAAATTAGGGATTCAGAAACAGCTCTGATTTCTTTTCAATCTGCTATGACAGGTCACAGTGTTTTCAGTTCGATACATACAAACAGTGCGGCAGGAACAATTACAAGATTGAAAAATATTGGTGTTATGCCTTATCTTATTTCATCTTCTTTGAATGGAGTGGTGTCGCAAAGATTGGTTCGTCTTCTTTGTCCAGCTTGTAAAGAGGAATACAATCCTGAACCTGAGGAGTTTATAAATCTTGGCGTGTGCAGAAAAGATTTAAAAGATGTCAAGTTTTATAGGGCAAAAGGATGTCATAAATGTAATTATTTGGGATACAAGGGAAGAATCGGCTTGTTTGAAGTTTTAGTCGTCAATAAGCAAATAAAGAAGATGATTCTTGAAGAAGCTTCAGAAGACGACATTGAAGAGACGGCAGTATCTTTTGGTATGAAAAAGATTATGGTTGACGGTATTGAGAAGGTTGCAGAAGGATTGACATCTTTAAGTGAATTGAACCGAATATTTGCTTTCGAAGAAGAGACTATGAATTTCTGTCCGAAATGTCATGGTTACCTAAAATCAAATTTTGTAGCTTGTCCCTTTTGCTGTCACTCGATTTCAACAAAATGTTATGCCTGCGGCAAGCATGTACATGCTGATTGGAAATACTGCCCATTCTGTATGGCTGAGCTCAACCTGATGCAATATTCATCAACGCACTGA
- a CDS encoding MBL fold metallo-hydrolase, whose amino-acid sequence MENISEIKEKIFFVKGSRSNIFLVSDEDLVLIDTGMPGDYKIILDAIKQIGRSPNEISHILITHAHMDHIGSLAKMKAETGAKIVAAQTETDFIEGRKKMWTMGRTGIGGKIFKMIMFFMENLVWNYEPTKVDMPCEGGELIDCCGGIEVISTPGHSRGSLSYYFKSKKAIFVGDSLSTMPNLRLPLKAGCEFYEKALESVKEISRFPAEMCFVGHGNSVTENAANQIKALLE is encoded by the coding sequence ATGGAAAACATTTCTGAGATAAAAGAGAAGATTTTTTTTGTCAAGGGAAGCCGTTCAAACATCTTTCTTGTTTCAGATGAGGACCTTGTTCTTATTGATACCGGAATGCCCGGAGATTATAAAATTATCTTAGATGCTATCAAACAAATAGGTCGTAGCCCGAATGAAATTTCTCACATTCTCATTACCCATGCCCATATGGACCATATTGGATCACTTGCAAAAATGAAAGCTGAAACAGGAGCAAAAATTGTTGCAGCTCAAACCGAAACCGATTTCATTGAAGGAAGGAAGAAGATGTGGACAATGGGAAGGACAGGTATAGGAGGAAAGATATTCAAGATGATAATGTTCTTTATGGAAAACCTTGTCTGGAATTACGAGCCAACAAAAGTGGATATGCCTTGTGAAGGAGGAGAGCTAATTGACTGCTGTGGTGGAATTGAAGTAATATCCACCCCCGGACATTCGAGAGGAAGCTTGAGCTATTATTTCAAAAGCAAAAAAGCTATTTTTGTCGGCGATTCGCTAAGCACGATGCCCAATCTTCGTCTTCCCCTTAAAGCAGGATGCGAATTTTATGAGAAAGCTCTCGAATCTGTAAAGGAAATCAGTAGATTTCCTGCAGAAATGTGTTTTGTAGGTCACGGAAATTCAGTAACAGAAAATGCCGCAAATCAAATCAAGGCACTTCTTGAATAG
- the rpmB gene encoding 50S ribosomal protein L28 — translation MAMKCEICGKGPQFGHNVSHAHNVTNRRFNPNIQKKRLEINGKMKTVKICTRCLRTMAKTSA, via the coding sequence TTGGCTATGAAATGTGAAATATGCGGTAAGGGTCCACAATTTGGCCACAATGTGAGCCATGCCCATAATGTGACAAATCGCAGGTTTAATCCCAATATTCAGAAAAAGCGGTTAGAGATTAATGGGAAGATGAAGACTGTTAAGATATGCACCCGTTGTCTGCGTACAATGGCGAAAACTTCTGCATAG
- a CDS encoding class I SAM-dependent methyltransferase: MGSFFWDERKVEWYDRALEESDYSKKILNIIIPLIQECKTIIDIGAGCGPLSIPLAELGYQVTALEPSPSMINKIRQKAEKKKLSNMKFLEAKFGEIDAGKHDAAIVANVRKLFVELDDFLKNLESVSPKITILIVGADTKNNKFFFSELYPILFNKEYPKKENHLAVFEKLTAKGLNPQSCIIDLNIDQPFYDIDEAVEFWKAYLNINNSKYDNILKNFLTEKLIKRDKWLIAEVKKRSAVIWWTSK, from the coding sequence ATGGGAAGTTTTTTTTGGGATGAAAGAAAGGTCGAGTGGTATGATAGAGCGCTTGAAGAGAGCGATTACTCCAAAAAAATTTTAAATATCATAATACCGCTAATACAAGAATGTAAAACAATAATCGATATTGGTGCAGGATGTGGACCTTTATCAATCCCATTGGCGGAATTGGGATATCAAGTAACTGCCCTCGAGCCTTCACCTTCAATGATAAATAAAATCCGCCAAAAAGCAGAGAAAAAGAAGCTTTCCAATATGAAATTTTTAGAAGCAAAGTTCGGAGAAATCGATGCAGGTAAACATGATGCCGCCATTGTGGCTAATGTGAGAAAACTCTTTGTCGAGCTCGATGACTTTTTAAAAAACCTTGAATCGGTTTCACCAAAAATCACTATCCTGATTGTTGGCGCAGATACGAAAAACAATAAATTCTTTTTCAGCGAGCTTTATCCCATTCTTTTCAACAAGGAATATCCAAAAAAAGAAAATCATCTTGCTGTTTTTGAGAAACTTACTGCCAAGGGCTTGAACCCGCAATCTTGCATTATCGACCTAAACATCGACCAGCCCTTTTATGACATCGACGAAGCAGTAGAATTCTGGAAGGCATATCTCAACATAAACAATTCGAAATATGACAACATTCTCAAAAATTTTCTCACAGAAAAACTCATAAAAAGAGACAAGTGGTTGATTGCAGAAGTTAAGAAAAGAAGCGCCGTTATCTGGTGGACTTCGAAATAG
- a CDS encoding NUDIX domain-containing protein, which produces MNVEIFGDKALPAVGGIVFQQEKVLLVKRKNPPLQGQWSIPGGRIEYGEPMKEAVKRELFEETGLLVKPLCIVETIEKINKDRNGSILFHYIIVDYLCAIEGGSLKAGSDAVDVEFVSMDKLCEKELDDKTTEIIKKAKGIKENGKFFLG; this is translated from the coding sequence ATGAATGTGGAGATTTTTGGAGATAAAGCTCTTCCAGCTGTTGGCGGAATCGTTTTTCAACAAGAAAAGGTTCTTTTAGTTAAAAGAAAAAATCCTCCATTACAAGGACAATGGTCAATTCCCGGAGGGAGAATTGAATATGGAGAACCAATGAAAGAAGCTGTCAAAAGGGAGCTCTTTGAAGAAACAGGATTATTGGTAAAACCGCTTTGTATCGTGGAAACTATAGAAAAGATCAATAAAGATAGAAATGGCTCAATTCTTTTTCACTATATTATTGTCGATTATCTGTGTGCAATAGAAGGAGGAAGTCTGAAAGCTGGCAGTGATGCCGTAGATGTTGAATTTGTCAGTATGGATAAACTCTGTGAAAAAGAATTGGATGACAAAACAACCGAAATCATAAAAAAAGCAAAAGGAATAAAAGAAAATGGGAAGTTTTTTTTGGGATGA
- a CDS encoding FAD-binding protein, with the protein MTDYGKVSDSLISLLEKELGADLVFFDEDILDAYSRDQTKGLEARPDLVIKPRNVSQIQRVVQIANEKKIPITPRGQGYGLSGGAVPLYGGIVISLERMNKVIDLDLDNLMAVVEQGIITGNFHRLVEEEGLFYPPDPASLDSCSIGGNIAEGAGGPYAVKYGTTKDYVCGLEVVLPSGEIIETGGKVVKDATGYSLTQFFVGSEGTLGIITKAILRLLPLPGKRIDLLVAFDKVEDASRTVSMLLKRRVIPTAVELMDNSALKLGEEYLKEKPPFPDAQAHLLFALNGNDEKSLEEEMETIEQCCDENNAADVLVAKGTASRERLWKFRRCLFEAAGERSLLCRSMDPVVPRAKIPALLAEIKKISEKEGFEASCFGHAGDGNIHITMFPGSLSEEEWLKRYSVFCREIYVKTSELGGRIAAEHGIGAIRKDYLPISIKKAELNLLKEIKKAFDSKNIMNPGKIFDM; encoded by the coding sequence ATGACAGACTACGGTAAAGTTAGTGATTCGTTGATTTCTCTCCTTGAAAAAGAGCTTGGGGCAGATTTGGTTTTCTTTGATGAAGATATCCTCGATGCTTATTCAAGAGACCAAACAAAGGGGTTGGAAGCGCGGCCTGATTTGGTTATCAAACCACGAAATGTGTCTCAGATACAAAGAGTAGTTCAAATTGCCAATGAAAAAAAGATACCGATAACTCCCCGTGGCCAGGGTTATGGATTGAGCGGAGGAGCAGTGCCTCTATATGGCGGAATTGTTATCTCTTTGGAACGAATGAATAAAGTCATCGACCTCGATTTAGATAATCTAATGGCAGTAGTTGAACAGGGAATTATCACGGGAAATTTTCACCGCCTTGTGGAAGAAGAAGGACTTTTTTATCCTCCTGACCCTGCAAGTTTAGATAGCTGTAGTATTGGAGGCAACATAGCTGAGGGCGCAGGAGGTCCCTATGCCGTAAAATACGGCACGACAAAGGACTATGTTTGCGGATTGGAAGTTGTTTTGCCGTCAGGGGAAATAATCGAAACAGGTGGTAAGGTGGTAAAAGATGCTACAGGATATAGTTTAACACAATTTTTTGTTGGTTCTGAGGGTACACTTGGAATTATCACAAAAGCAATACTCCGACTGCTTCCTTTACCCGGCAAAAGAATCGATTTATTAGTTGCTTTTGACAAGGTCGAAGATGCTTCAAGGACAGTTTCAATGCTTTTGAAACGCCGAGTCATTCCAACTGCAGTAGAGCTAATGGATAACTCGGCGCTAAAGCTTGGAGAGGAATATCTCAAAGAGAAGCCACCCTTCCCTGATGCGCAGGCGCATCTTCTCTTTGCTCTAAATGGTAATGATGAAAAAAGTTTGGAAGAAGAGATGGAAACAATTGAACAGTGTTGTGATGAAAATAATGCCGCAGATGTACTTGTTGCAAAAGGGACAGCAAGCCGCGAAAGGTTGTGGAAATTCAGACGCTGCCTTTTTGAAGCGGCAGGAGAAAGAAGTCTTCTATGCAGAAGTATGGATCCTGTTGTGCCAAGAGCTAAAATTCCGGCACTTCTTGCGGAAATTAAAAAGATTTCTGAAAAGGAAGGTTTTGAAGCATCCTGTTTTGGACACGCTGGAGACGGCAATATTCATATTACGATGTTTCCGGGCAGTTTGAGTGAAGAGGAGTGGTTGAAAAGATATTCAGTGTTTTGCAGAGAAATTTATGTTAAAACATCCGAGCTTGGAGGGAGAATTGCAGCTGAGCATGGAATAGGAGCGATTAGAAAGGATTATTTGCCTATATCGATTAAAAAAGCAGAGCTTAACCTTTTGAAGGAAATAAAAAAAGCCTTTGATTCAAAAAATATAATGAATCCCGGTAAAATTTTTGATATGTAA
- a CDS encoding SDR family oxidoreductase — protein MANDEKGTEKPLKVLVAGATGYLGSNVVRECKRRGYWVRALARNPEKLEKIGIKELCDDIFVGEATKDETLEGLCDGIDVVFSSIGFMTFDKKPLIWDVDYGANMNIVRRAKAAGVKHFVFTSTIGSKEMAKTVKIAEAKEAVAKALQESGMNWTVTQPTGFFDDTRKQFEVIKSRGTAYVFGSGQTKYNPIHGIDLAKVSVDAFTNPEMKNKYVPVGGPETFTHEEVALLAFKVLGKEPRIRHIPIWVLKLISIIARPFNQNLADMICFFVAIGGMELDAPHYGEHRLEDFLRTLVD, from the coding sequence ATGGCAAATGATGAAAAGGGGACGGAAAAACCATTAAAGGTGCTCGTCGCAGGGGCAACTGGTTATCTTGGAAGCAATGTGGTCAGAGAATGTAAAAGGCGCGGCTATTGGGTGCGTGCTCTTGCAAGAAATCCAGAGAAGCTTGAAAAAATAGGGATAAAAGAGCTTTGCGATGATATCTTCGTAGGGGAAGCAACAAAGGATGAAACTCTTGAAGGGTTGTGCGATGGCATTGATGTAGTCTTTTCAAGCATAGGTTTTATGACCTTTGATAAAAAACCACTTATCTGGGATGTTGATTACGGCGCAAATATGAATATTGTTCGCCGCGCAAAAGCTGCAGGAGTAAAACACTTTGTTTTTACATCAACGATTGGCAGTAAAGAAATGGCAAAGACAGTGAAAATAGCTGAGGCGAAGGAAGCTGTTGCCAAAGCCCTTCAGGAATCAGGAATGAATTGGACTGTAACGCAACCAACAGGTTTTTTTGATGATACAAGGAAACAATTTGAAGTAATCAAAAGCAGAGGCACTGCATATGTCTTTGGCTCAGGACAGACAAAATATAATCCCATTCACGGTATAGACCTTGCCAAGGTTTCAGTTGATGCATTTACAAATCCTGAGATGAAGAATAAGTATGTCCCTGTGGGAGGCCCTGAAACCTTTACCCACGAAGAGGTAGCTCTCCTTGCTTTTAAAGTACTTGGAAAAGAGCCGAGAATTAGGCATATCCCCATTTGGGTTTTGAAACTCATCTCGATTATAGCAAGACCCTTTAATCAGAATCTCGCAGATATGATTTGCTTTTTTGTTGCCATTGGAGGTATGGAACTCGATGCGCCTCACTATGGAGAGCATCGCTTGGAAGATTTCTTGAGGACATTGGTTGATTAA
- a CDS encoding aldo/keto reductase: MEYRELGKSGIKVSTIGLGTWAIGGMFWGKTDDAEAIKAIEASIDYGINLIDTAPAYGTGHSEKLVGKAIKGKREKVVVATKCGLDRKKGFIIDLKPKKIRQDLEESLMFLNTDYIDLYQCHWPDPKTPIEDTMEELLKMQSEGKIRAIGVSNFDLELLKKTVSIAPIASLQPHYSLLKRDIEKDILPFCRQNNIGILAYGSLGSGILTGKYKKRPSFAGNDARSFFYPFYKEPYWSKTQELLKEMEKIANKYDRPLSHIAINWIRQQEGITSALVGAKNASQAKSNAQAAEWQLSADELAYLSEKATAIF; this comes from the coding sequence CACATGGGCAATTGGTGGTATGTTTTGGGGAAAAACCGACGATGCTGAAGCCATAAAAGCCATAGAAGCATCGATCGATTATGGAATCAACCTCATCGATACTGCACCTGCCTACGGCACTGGACATTCAGAAAAACTTGTCGGCAAGGCAATAAAAGGCAAAAGAGAAAAGGTCGTAGTAGCAACCAAGTGTGGCTTAGACAGAAAAAAAGGATTCATTATTGACCTAAAACCGAAAAAAATCAGACAAGACTTGGAAGAATCCCTGATGTTTTTAAATACAGACTATATTGACCTTTATCAGTGCCATTGGCCTGACCCTAAAACTCCCATTGAAGATACAATGGAAGAACTTCTAAAAATGCAGTCGGAAGGCAAAATTCGTGCAATAGGAGTTTCCAATTTCGACCTTGAACTTCTAAAAAAAACCGTTTCCATAGCGCCGATTGCAAGCCTTCAACCTCATTATTCACTGCTCAAAAGAGATATTGAAAAAGACATTCTTCCCTTCTGCAGGCAAAACAATATTGGCATTCTTGCATACGGCTCATTAGGAAGCGGAATACTGACAGGCAAATATAAAAAGAGACCTTCATTTGCAGGAAATGATGCCCGTTCATTTTTCTATCCTTTTTACAAAGAGCCATATTGGAGTAAAACCCAAGAATTGTTGAAAGAGATGGAAAAGATTGCCAATAAATATGATAGACCTCTCTCTCACATTGCAATAAACTGGATAAGGCAGCAAGAGGGGATTACATCAGCGCTTGTTGGTGCAAAGAACGCCTCTCAAGCAAAATCAAATGCCCAAGCCGCTGAATGGCAATTATCTGCCGATGAACTTGCCTACTTATCAGAAAAAGCAACGGCAATCTTTTAA